One window of Mesorhizobium sp. WSM4904 genomic DNA carries:
- the gcvT gene encoding glycine cleavage system aminomethyltransferase GcvT, which yields MTGEGTKHLPLEDLHNAAGARFGAFAGWSMPLTYPAGVMKEHLHTREHAGLFDISHMKLFEVSGPGAAALLDRACPLEAGALEISQSKYTFFLNEAAGIIDDLIVTRLSDQRFMVVANAGNAVEDEKHLRALAADFDAKVQPLDRVFLAIQGPDAWAALSRAGIETGSLLFMHGVEPRQNWFMSRSGYTGEDGFEIGLPEPDARDLIAKLLQDERVQWIGLAARDSLRLEAGLCLHGQDLTPEIDPASAGLMWAIPKEFRASGGFIGADALRSILERGPSQKRVGLKPDGRQPVRAAAALVDAEGNPAGRVTSGGFGPSTGHPVAMGYVDTALARPGTRLFADVRGTKIPVDVTSLPFTPHRYRKG from the coding sequence ATGACAGGCGAAGGCACCAAACACCTACCCCTCGAGGATTTGCATAACGCCGCGGGCGCGCGCTTCGGCGCGTTCGCCGGCTGGTCGATGCCGCTGACTTATCCAGCGGGCGTGATGAAGGAACACCTCCACACGCGCGAGCATGCCGGCCTGTTCGACATCTCGCACATGAAGCTGTTCGAGGTCAGCGGTCCAGGCGCCGCCGCACTTCTCGATCGCGCCTGCCCGCTCGAAGCCGGCGCGCTGGAAATCTCCCAGTCCAAATACACCTTCTTCCTCAATGAGGCGGCCGGCATCATCGACGACCTGATCGTCACTAGGCTGAGCGACCAGCGTTTCATGGTGGTCGCCAATGCCGGCAACGCGGTCGAGGATGAAAAGCACCTCCGCGCGCTGGCGGCCGATTTCGACGCCAAGGTCCAGCCGCTCGACCGCGTCTTCCTGGCCATCCAGGGCCCGGACGCCTGGGCGGCCCTTTCGCGAGCCGGCATTGAAACCGGCTCCTTGCTGTTCATGCACGGTGTCGAGCCCCGGCAAAACTGGTTCATGAGCCGCTCCGGCTACACCGGCGAGGACGGCTTCGAGATCGGGCTGCCGGAACCGGATGCCCGCGATCTCATCGCGAAGCTGCTGCAGGACGAGCGCGTGCAATGGATCGGCCTTGCCGCCCGCGACAGCCTTAGGCTCGAAGCCGGGCTCTGCCTGCACGGCCAGGATCTGACACCCGAGATCGACCCGGCAAGCGCCGGCTTGATGTGGGCGATCCCCAAGGAGTTCCGCGCCTCCGGCGGCTTCATCGGCGCCGACGCGCTGCGCTCGATCCTCGAGCGCGGCCCGTCGCAGAAGCGCGTCGGCCTGAAGCCCGATGGTCGCCAGCCGGTGCGCGCGGCAGCGGCGCTGGTCGACGCCGAGGGCAATCCGGCCGGCCGCGTCACCTCGGGCGGCTTCGGCCCCTCGACGGGCCACCCGGTCGCCATGGGCTATGTCGACACCGCGCTGGCCAGACCCGGCACCAGATTGTTCGCCGATGTCCGTGGCACGAAAATTCCGGTCGACGTCACTTCGCTCCCCTTCACGCCACACCGCTACCGCAAAGGATGA
- the gcvP gene encoding aminomethyl-transferring glycine dehydrogenase, whose amino-acid sequence MTAAPVPFSARHIGPSVNDVRAMLATIGVPSVETLISQAVPRSIRLDQPLNLPPAASEAEALAELSAIMAKNTVLKSFIGAGYHGVFVPPVIQRNMFENPAWYTAYTPYQAEISQGRLEMLFNFQTLVTELTGLPVASASLLDEATAVAEAVGIALRHHRDKRTKVALAGAPHPQTLDVVRTRAEPLGTEVDGETIDDNTAALLVSWPDTFGVYGDHKAAIEKARAVGALVVFIADPLALTLTDSPAKLGADIAVGSMQRFGVPMGFGGPHAAYCAVSDRLTRLMPGRLVGQSTDTKGRPGYRLALQTREQHIRRDKATSNICTAQALLANMATAYAIWHGPAGLQAIAERAHTLANRLAAGLKAAGVAVLGAHRFDTVTVEVKGKASSIAAAAEKIGRLLRVIDADRVGIAFDETSTEADLEAIAALFGAKPGTVEAGSMPAKPRGKEFLTQPVFHENHSETDMMRFLRRLADKDLALDRAMIPLGSCTMKLNAAAEMMPVSWTSVANLHPFAPAGHSAGYRAMAGDLEAWLSEITGFDAVSLQPNAGSQGEYAGLLAIRAYHRARGEGHRTICLIPSSAHGTNPASAAMAGMSVVVVRCTDDGNIDMDDLRAKANEHSRNLAALMFTYPSTHGVYEEGARHLCALIHEHGGQVYFDGANLNALVGLARPGDIGADVCHMNLHKTFCIPHGGGGPGVGPIGVRAHLKPYLPGHVTEGSAHAVAAAPFGSASILPITWMYIRMMGGAGLKQATETAIVSANYVATRLAPHFPLLYKGRSDRIAHECILDTRVLKDSAGISVDDIAKRLIDYGFHAPTMSFPVAGTLMVEPTESEPKRELDRFCEAMIAIAGEAAKVAKGEWPLADNPLVNAPHTAAETLAGAWTHPYSRLEAAYPAGDVDLAAKYWPPVSRIDNVAGDRNLVCSCPPLTEYLGAAE is encoded by the coding sequence ATGACCGCAGCACCTGTTCCTTTCTCGGCCCGCCACATCGGCCCCAGCGTCAACGATGTCAGGGCCATGCTTGCCACCATCGGCGTGCCGTCCGTCGAGACGCTGATAAGCCAGGCCGTCCCGAGATCGATACGCCTCGATCAGCCGCTCAATCTGCCTCCCGCGGCCAGCGAAGCCGAAGCGCTGGCCGAATTGTCGGCGATCATGGCGAAGAACACGGTGCTCAAGAGCTTCATCGGCGCCGGCTATCACGGCGTCTTTGTGCCGCCGGTCATCCAGCGCAACATGTTCGAGAACCCGGCCTGGTATACGGCCTACACGCCCTACCAGGCCGAGATCAGCCAGGGCCGGCTGGAGATGCTGTTCAATTTCCAGACCCTGGTCACCGAGCTGACCGGCCTGCCGGTGGCATCGGCATCATTGCTCGATGAAGCCACCGCTGTCGCCGAAGCGGTCGGCATCGCGCTGCGCCATCACCGCGACAAGCGCACCAAGGTGGCGCTCGCCGGCGCGCCGCATCCGCAGACGCTCGATGTCGTGCGCACGCGCGCCGAGCCCCTCGGCACCGAGGTCGACGGCGAGACGATCGACGACAACACCGCGGCCCTGCTCGTCTCCTGGCCGGACACATTTGGTGTCTATGGCGATCACAAGGCAGCGATCGAGAAGGCCCGCGCCGTCGGCGCGCTGGTCGTCTTCATCGCCGACCCGCTTGCGCTCACGCTGACCGACTCTCCGGCGAAGCTCGGCGCCGACATCGCCGTCGGTTCGATGCAGCGCTTCGGCGTGCCGATGGGCTTTGGCGGCCCGCATGCCGCCTATTGCGCCGTCTCCGACAGATTGACCCGGCTGATGCCCGGCCGTCTCGTCGGTCAGTCGACCGATACCAAGGGCCGCCCGGGCTATCGCCTGGCGCTGCAGACGCGCGAACAGCACATCCGCCGCGACAAGGCCACCTCGAACATCTGCACCGCGCAGGCGCTGCTTGCCAACATGGCGACCGCCTATGCGATCTGGCACGGCCCCGCCGGCCTGCAGGCTATCGCCGAGCGCGCCCACACCCTTGCCAACCGCCTCGCGGCGGGGCTGAAGGCAGCAGGCGTAGCAGTCCTCGGCGCGCATCGCTTCGACACGGTGACGGTCGAGGTGAAGGGCAAGGCAAGCTCGATTGCCGCCGCCGCAGAAAAGATCGGCAGGCTGCTGCGCGTCATCGATGCCGACCGCGTCGGCATCGCCTTCGACGAGACCTCGACGGAAGCCGACCTGGAGGCGATCGCGGCGCTGTTCGGCGCCAAGCCCGGCACGGTGGAAGCCGGCTCCATGCCCGCCAAGCCGCGCGGCAAGGAGTTCCTGACGCAGCCAGTCTTCCATGAGAACCATTCCGAGACCGACATGATGCGCTTCCTGCGCCGGCTGGCCGACAAGGACCTCGCGCTCGACCGCGCCATGATCCCGCTCGGCTCCTGCACGATGAAGCTCAACGCCGCCGCCGAGATGATGCCGGTGAGCTGGACGAGCGTCGCCAACCTGCACCCCTTCGCGCCGGCCGGCCATTCGGCGGGCTACCGCGCCATGGCCGGCGACTTGGAAGCCTGGCTGTCGGAGATCACCGGTTTCGACGCGGTCAGCCTGCAGCCCAATGCAGGCAGCCAGGGTGAATATGCCGGCCTGCTCGCCATCCGCGCCTATCACCGCGCGCGCGGCGAGGGCCATCGCACCATCTGCCTGATCCCGTCCTCCGCGCATGGCACCAATCCGGCAAGCGCCGCGATGGCGGGCATGAGCGTCGTCGTCGTGCGCTGCACCGACGATGGCAATATCGACATGGACGATCTAAGGGCCAAGGCCAACGAGCATTCCAGGAACCTTGCGGCGCTGATGTTCACCTACCCGTCGACGCATGGCGTCTACGAGGAAGGCGCGCGCCATCTCTGCGCTCTCATCCACGAGCACGGCGGCCAGGTCTATTTCGACGGCGCGAACCTCAACGCCCTGGTCGGCCTCGCCCGCCCGGGCGACATCGGCGCCGATGTCTGCCACATGAACCTGCACAAGACCTTCTGCATCCCGCATGGCGGCGGCGGCCCGGGCGTCGGCCCGATCGGCGTCAGGGCGCATCTAAAACCCTATCTGCCGGGTCATGTCACCGAAGGCTCGGCGCATGCCGTGGCGGCCGCGCCCTTCGGCAGTGCCTCGATCCTGCCGATCACCTGGATGTATATCCGCATGATGGGCGGCGCAGGGCTGAAGCAGGCGACCGAGACGGCGATCGTTTCCGCCAACTACGTGGCGACCCGGCTCGCGCCGCATTTCCCGCTCCTCTACAAGGGGCGGAGCGATCGCATCGCCCATGAGTGCATCCTCGACACCCGCGTGCTCAAGGACAGCGCCGGCATCAGCGTCGACGACATCGCCAAGCGTCTCATCGATTACGGCTTCCATGCGCCGACCATGTCGTTCCCGGTTGCCGGCACGCTGATGGTCGAGCCGACCGAGTCCGAGCCCAAGCGCGAGCTCGACCGCTTCTGCGAGGCGATGATCGCGATCGCCGGCGAGGCGGCAAAGGTGGCAAAGGGCGAATGGCCCTTGGCCGATAACCCGTTGGTCAACGCTCCTCACACCGCTGCCGAGACATTGGCAGGCGCATGGACGCATCCGTACTCGCGGTTGGAAGCAGCCTATCCGGCGGGTGACGTCGATCTGGCGGCAAAGTACTGGCCGCCGGTGTCACGCATCGACAATGTCGCCGGCGACCGCAACCTGGTCTGCTCTTGCCCGCCGCTGACGGAATATCTCGGCGCCGCCGAGTAG
- a CDS encoding CpaF family protein — protein sequence MSSRFSNLQNRDVRPLRPPEPAPVAHHAVVIPTTRKPAPPKPDAAPAKSANKVLDARVRIHRMLLEEINLVALERLPKDEMRRQVHEFVSEKTREERMAINTAELDALVDDIVDEMVGLGPLEPLLKDPEINDILINGHQNCFVEKRGKLQQVHIPFKDEAHLLRIINKIVAAVGRRVDESQPMVDARMLDGSRFNAAIRPVGVDGPLVSIRKFSKNKLGLHKLVEFGAITQNMAEVLAAAVHARKTTIISGGTGTGKTTMLNALSAFIPEDERLITIEDAAELQLQQPHVARMETRPANIEGHGELKQRDLVKNALRMRPDRVILGECRGEEAFDMLQAMNTGHEGSMATIHANTPRDAISRLEQMLGMTGMPMTVQSIRSQIASALDIIVQLTRLSDGKRKVTSVAEVTGMEGDVIQMQEIFRFVRTGMEADGKIVGHFEATGIRPRFLEDLRNMGIEFPGKYFEPGRPQE from the coding sequence ATGAGCAGCCGCTTCTCCAACCTGCAGAATCGCGACGTCCGTCCGCTGCGCCCGCCCGAACCCGCGCCCGTTGCGCACCATGCCGTGGTCATTCCGACGACCCGCAAGCCGGCTCCGCCGAAGCCGGATGCGGCACCGGCAAAAAGCGCCAACAAGGTGCTTGACGCGCGCGTGCGCATCCACCGCATGCTGCTCGAGGAGATCAACCTCGTCGCGCTGGAGCGGCTGCCCAAGGATGAAATGCGCCGTCAGGTGCATGAGTTCGTCTCGGAAAAGACGCGCGAGGAGCGGATGGCGATCAACACTGCCGAGCTCGACGCCCTGGTCGACGACATCGTCGACGAGATGGTCGGCCTCGGCCCGCTGGAGCCGCTGCTCAAGGACCCCGAGATCAACGACATCCTTATCAACGGTCACCAGAACTGCTTCGTCGAAAAACGCGGCAAGCTGCAGCAGGTTCACATCCCGTTCAAGGACGAAGCGCATCTACTTAGGATCATTAACAAAATCGTCGCTGCAGTCGGACGCCGGGTCGATGAATCGCAGCCGATGGTCGACGCCCGCATGCTCGACGGCTCGCGTTTCAACGCCGCCATCCGGCCGGTCGGCGTCGACGGGCCGCTGGTGTCGATCCGCAAATTCTCCAAGAACAAGCTCGGCCTGCACAAGCTGGTCGAGTTCGGCGCCATCACCCAGAACATGGCCGAGGTGCTGGCGGCGGCCGTGCATGCGCGCAAGACCACGATCATCTCCGGCGGTACAGGTACCGGCAAGACGACGATGCTCAACGCATTGTCGGCCTTCATTCCCGAGGACGAGCGGTTGATCACCATCGAGGACGCGGCCGAGCTGCAGCTGCAGCAACCGCATGTCGCGCGCATGGAAACGCGGCCCGCGAACATCGAGGGTCATGGCGAGCTGAAGCAGCGCGACCTGGTCAAGAACGCGCTGCGCATGCGGCCCGACCGCGTCATCCTCGGCGAGTGCCGCGGCGAGGAGGCCTTCGACATGCTGCAGGCGATGAACACCGGCCATGAAGGTTCGATGGCGACCATCCACGCCAACACGCCGCGCGACGCCATCTCCCGCCTCGAGCAGATGCTCGGCATGACCGGCATGCCGATGACGGTGCAGTCGATCCGCAGCCAGATCGCCAGCGCCCTCGACATCATCGTGCAGCTGACGCGCCTGTCCGACGGCAAGCGCAAGGTGACCAGCGTCGCCGAGGTGACGGGCATGGAAGGCGACGTCATCCAGATGCAGGAGATCTTCCGCTTCGTGCGCACCGGCATGGAGGCCGACGGCAAGATCGTCGGTCATTTCGAGGCGACGGGCATCCGTCCGCGCTTCCTTGAGGACCTGCGCAACATGGGCATAGAATTTCCGGGCAAGTATTTCGAACCCGGCCGGCCGCAGGAGTAG
- a CDS encoding GGDEF domain-containing protein: MLDFSSLLLAAALSGTCLSITLFAIWFTAPSARFIPMVACGMLVLVAHVVLFWRYTKDANPWLCQIVLALLSLGFLAICLSAMQYLGFRNYRRAVLPTLAAMAACAAFTYLGFDGVGFQITYAAVTALLAAIGTMFWMKGDHDRRILLVVSFLSGACGVSFALCGLVLLFHGQWVLGAAPDNWAERVNSVVAVACMTGLGALALSLHHLQAQIELKAETMTDPLTGLMNRRALGELYGDRSFGPFMAIAMFDLDHFKATNDVFGHPVGDQVLCRFAAVIKKYGRVGVDAFRLGGEEFALVISRMTPEKAHDMASRIGVAFGTEIVPTHRGPLRSSVSGGMGFGAAVGLSLDEVLAEADAALYAAKRAGRNRVIAQHKEGQPDSGPALKTA, encoded by the coding sequence ATGTTGGATTTCAGCTCGCTCCTGCTCGCGGCGGCGCTGTCGGGCACTTGCCTCAGCATCACTTTGTTCGCGATCTGGTTCACCGCGCCCAGCGCGCGTTTCATTCCCATGGTCGCTTGCGGCATGCTCGTGCTCGTTGCCCATGTGGTCCTGTTCTGGCGCTATACCAAGGATGCCAATCCCTGGCTCTGCCAGATCGTGCTCGCGCTGCTCAGCCTAGGCTTTCTGGCCATCTGCCTGTCGGCCATGCAGTATCTCGGTTTTCGCAACTATCGCCGCGCGGTTCTGCCGACGCTTGCAGCCATGGCCGCCTGCGCCGCTTTCACCTATCTCGGTTTCGACGGCGTCGGCTTCCAGATCACCTACGCGGCTGTGACGGCGCTGCTCGCAGCGATCGGAACGATGTTCTGGATGAAGGGCGATCACGACCGCCGGATCCTGCTCGTCGTCTCGTTCCTGAGCGGAGCCTGCGGCGTGTCTTTCGCGCTTTGCGGCCTGGTGCTGCTCTTCCATGGGCAATGGGTGCTGGGCGCCGCTCCGGACAACTGGGCCGAGAGGGTGAACTCCGTCGTGGCGGTTGCCTGCATGACCGGCCTCGGCGCGCTGGCGCTTTCGCTGCACCATCTGCAGGCGCAGATCGAGCTCAAGGCCGAGACGATGACCGATCCGCTGACCGGCCTGATGAACCGCAGGGCGCTCGGCGAGCTTTACGGCGATCGCAGCTTCGGTCCGTTCATGGCGATCGCGATGTTCGATCTCGACCATTTCAAGGCGACCAACGACGTCTTCGGCCACCCTGTCGGCGATCAGGTCCTTTGCCGCTTCGCAGCAGTGATCAAGAAATATGGCAGGGTCGGGGTCGACGCCTTCCGGCTGGGCGGCGAGGAATTCGCGCTCGTCATCTCGCGCATGACGCCGGAAAAGGCGCATGACATGGCAAGCAGGATCGGCGTCGCCTTCGGCACCGAGATCGTTCCGACCCATCGCGGCCCGCTGCGCAGCAGCGTCAGCGGCGGCATGGGATTTGGCGCCGCCGTCGGCCTGAGCCTGGACGAGGTGCTGGCGGAAGCGGACGCCGCGCTCTATGCCGCCAAGCGCGCCGGGCGGAACCGCGTGATCGCCCAGCACAAGGAAGGCCAGCCCGACAGCGGGCCGGCCCTGAAAACCGCTTGA
- a CDS encoding acyltransferase family protein: MVAVFHVWPFLIPGGYVGVDVFFVISGYLITGVLVREAEATGKINIPAFYLRRARRLLPTAMLVLLVVGALTPLCLPASQWVDGMAEMALSAVQLENWRLAAKSVAYLARDSAPSPVQHYWSLSIEEQFYVVWPGLIMAGLSASRLFKLSWRAMLLALFGTVIIASLAASMWLTAVDPAPAYFVTFTRIWELALGGFAALEFPAIGNAKRRILGVLGIAGILAAGFLFSSKTPFPGYAALLPTLATILVILSGRSSSPLSVFALLKSRPFQFVGDISYSLYLWHWPIVVYVSQRTGETVGPLAGTAILLASVGLAAISKVHVEDRFRSPRSSHSVRRRLGELAAALVVFSLVPLVALFAQHAGLARERAFIASHPNDYPGARSLFANEPVPVVTAFAPPLATIKQDLPPTEACRVTLDGAEPLRCRFGDPNGHFKVFLIGDSHAEQWVPAFEGVAADRGWNASSFTKYACPLFPAMLALNDRPYTNCLNWGQRMLEIIQQEKPDLIILGQRLDLLPYFKEGEAQVPVPATLIQLWRRLEALGAKVIVIADTPSWGVKPENCPDCSIPYKSIARPDPLIAAHQAYGRPVGLSISTTLSALTNTVLRSSATSMYGVTRII, translated from the coding sequence ATGGTGGCGGTGTTCCATGTCTGGCCATTCCTGATCCCGGGCGGCTATGTCGGCGTCGACGTGTTTTTCGTCATTTCCGGATATCTCATCACCGGCGTTCTGGTGCGCGAGGCTGAGGCAACCGGGAAAATAAACATCCCAGCCTTCTATTTGAGGCGGGCGCGACGGCTTCTGCCAACGGCGATGCTGGTGCTTCTGGTTGTCGGCGCGCTGACGCCGCTGTGCCTTCCCGCATCACAGTGGGTCGACGGCATGGCCGAAATGGCACTCAGCGCCGTTCAGTTGGAAAACTGGCGTCTGGCTGCGAAGTCTGTCGCCTATCTGGCCAGGGATAGCGCGCCGAGCCCCGTGCAGCACTATTGGTCGCTGTCCATCGAGGAACAGTTCTATGTCGTCTGGCCAGGACTGATCATGGCCGGACTGTCGGCGTCGCGCTTATTCAAACTGTCTTGGCGAGCGATGCTCCTCGCGCTCTTCGGAACCGTAATCATTGCCTCGCTGGCTGCCTCGATGTGGCTGACCGCCGTCGACCCGGCCCCAGCGTATTTCGTCACATTTACCCGTATTTGGGAACTCGCCCTCGGCGGCTTCGCGGCGCTCGAGTTTCCGGCGATCGGCAACGCGAAGCGGCGCATCCTGGGCGTTCTCGGCATCGCGGGCATTCTCGCGGCTGGCTTTCTGTTCTCCAGCAAGACGCCTTTTCCCGGCTATGCCGCGCTGCTGCCGACCTTGGCAACCATATTGGTGATCCTGTCGGGACGGAGCAGCTCACCGCTGAGTGTTTTTGCCTTGCTGAAAAGTCGCCCGTTTCAGTTCGTCGGCGATATCTCCTATTCGCTCTATCTCTGGCATTGGCCCATTGTCGTATATGTCTCCCAGCGAACGGGCGAGACGGTAGGTCCGCTGGCCGGCACAGCCATTTTGCTCGCAAGTGTTGGCCTGGCTGCGATTTCGAAAGTTCATGTCGAGGACCGTTTCCGATCGCCGCGGTCATCACATTCCGTGCGCCGCAGGCTAGGCGAGCTGGCCGCCGCCCTGGTCGTTTTCTCGCTCGTCCCACTGGTCGCGCTTTTTGCCCAACACGCCGGCCTAGCGAGGGAGCGCGCATTCATCGCCAGCCATCCCAACGACTATCCAGGCGCCAGATCGTTGTTTGCCAACGAGCCCGTGCCTGTCGTGACGGCCTTTGCGCCGCCCCTTGCGACAATCAAGCAGGACCTTCCGCCCACCGAAGCATGCCGTGTCACCCTCGATGGCGCCGAACCCCTCCGTTGCCGGTTCGGCGACCCAAACGGCCACTTCAAAGTCTTTCTGATCGGTGATTCGCATGCCGAACAATGGGTGCCGGCGTTTGAAGGAGTGGCTGCGGACCGCGGCTGGAATGCCTCCAGCTTTACCAAGTACGCCTGCCCCCTATTCCCAGCCATGCTGGCGTTGAACGATCGCCCCTATACGAATTGTCTGAACTGGGGGCAGCGCATGCTGGAGATTATCCAGCAGGAGAAGCCGGATCTCATCATCTTGGGGCAGAGGCTCGATCTGCTGCCATATTTCAAGGAAGGCGAGGCGCAGGTACCGGTCCCCGCCACTCTGATACAATTGTGGCGCAGGCTCGAGGCGTTGGGCGCAAAGGTAATCGTGATCGCCGACACACCTTCCTGGGGGGTGAAGCCTGAGAATTGCCCGGACTGTTCCATCCCCTACAAGTCGATTGCCCGGCCCGATCCGCTGATCGCCGCGCACCAGGCCTATGGACGACCGGTGGGTTTATCGATTTCAACGACTTTATCTGCCCTAACGAACACTGTCCTGCGGTCATCGGCAACGTCTATGTATGGCGTGACAAGGATCATTTGA
- the gcvH gene encoding glycine cleavage system protein GcvH, with translation MANTYFTEDHEWLRVEGGVATVGITNYAQEQLGDLVFVELPEIGRKLAKGDTAVVVESVKAASDVYAPVDGEIIEANTSLSSDPSLVNSAATGDGWLWKMKLSNESQLASLMDEAAYKAHIG, from the coding sequence ATGGCAAACACCTATTTCACTGAAGACCATGAATGGCTGCGCGTCGAGGGCGGCGTCGCCACAGTAGGCATCACCAACTACGCGCAGGAGCAGCTCGGCGATCTCGTCTTCGTCGAACTGCCGGAAATCGGCCGCAAGCTCGCCAAGGGCGACACTGCGGTGGTCGTCGAATCCGTTAAGGCGGCCTCGGATGTCTACGCGCCGGTCGACGGCGAGATCATCGAAGCCAACACCTCGCTGTCGTCCGACCCTTCATTGGTCAACTCGGCGGCGACCGGCGACGGCTGGCTCTGGAAGATGAAGCTATCCAACGAAAGCCAGCTCGCCAGCCTCATGGATGAGGCTGCCTACAAAGCCCATATCGGCTGA
- a CDS encoding type II secretion system F family protein, giving the protein MEDIIRFLASLAPTSLMPVAVLLLVLGGGAMAWPLVVAKGDRNEVKRRLKVEVVQPIEQAEPAAPRKNANAVREKAVRRAQEFYAKSDPENVARLRMKLIQAGYMEPRAVGMFFLIRFAALVGVALGAFLVNHWAASAESTMTSRWTFIILSGAAGYFLPGLVLTQKVREKMREYRNGFPDFMDLMIVCSDAGMSMEAGIERVSKELAKTYPSLSQNLQLVSLELRAGRSLDDALKALADRLSLDEVRSFATLLQQSKELGTSLSGALRVFSDEMRHKRMSLAEEKAHALPAKMSVPVTVCILPVVLMVAIIPIVVKLTAH; this is encoded by the coding sequence ATGGAGGACATCATCCGCTTCCTTGCCTCGCTCGCGCCGACATCGCTGATGCCGGTGGCGGTGCTGCTGCTGGTGCTGGGCGGCGGCGCGATGGCCTGGCCGCTGGTCGTCGCCAAGGGCGATCGCAACGAGGTCAAGCGCCGGCTGAAGGTCGAGGTGGTCCAGCCGATCGAGCAGGCGGAGCCGGCGGCGCCCAGGAAGAACGCAAACGCCGTGCGCGAGAAGGCGGTGAGGCGGGCGCAGGAATTCTACGCCAAGAGCGACCCGGAGAACGTCGCACGGTTGCGCATGAAGCTCATCCAGGCCGGCTACATGGAGCCGCGCGCCGTCGGCATGTTCTTCCTGATCCGCTTTGCCGCTCTGGTCGGCGTCGCGCTTGGCGCGTTCCTAGTCAACCATTGGGCGGCCAGCGCCGAGTCGACCATGACCAGCCGCTGGACCTTCATCATCCTGTCGGGTGCGGCAGGCTATTTCCTGCCGGGCCTGGTACTGACGCAGAAGGTGCGGGAAAAGATGCGCGAATACCGCAACGGCTTTCCCGACTTCATGGATCTGATGATCGTCTGCTCCGACGCCGGCATGAGCATGGAGGCCGGCATCGAGCGCGTCTCGAAGGAACTGGCAAAGACCTATCCGTCGCTCAGCCAGAACCTGCAGCTGGTGTCGCTGGAGCTCAGGGCCGGCCGCAGCCTCGACGATGCGTTGAAGGCGCTCGCGGACCGATTGAGCCTTGATGAGGTCCGTTCCTTCGCGACGCTGTTGCAGCAGTCCAAGGAACTCGGCACCAGCCTGTCGGGCGCGCTGCGCGTCTTTTCCGACGAGATGCGCCACAAGCGCATGTCGCTTGCCGAGGAGAAGGCGCACGCCCTGCCGGCCAAGATGTCGGTGCCGGTGACGGTGTGCATCCTGCCGGTGGTGCTGATGGTCGCCATCATTCCCATCGTCGTGAAGCTGACGGCGCACTGA
- a CDS encoding type II secretion system F family protein — protein MLEGFGPIYAVYAAAALTGIMVAEGCYLLYAGRSDKRTAINRRMKLAENKISQEQVLIQLRKERGVEGGASLFSLDRFRALRTQSGMITPLPKFLMITSGAAFALALFAMWYGLPLLFGLVLFAVLLPILPVMALRFLRKRRHKRFGLQLPEALELITRGLKAGHPVPVAIAMVAREMADPIGTEFGVVADEVTYGSDLVSALNNLFERVGHEDLPLFVTAVSIQSSSGGNLREILDGLSATIRERGKLRRKVRAISTEGRMSAYILTAVPVLLFTAIMALMPQFYREVWGIPKTWYMLGGSILWLLLGNAIMFKMSNFRF, from the coding sequence GTGCTCGAGGGGTTCGGTCCGATCTACGCCGTCTACGCCGCTGCTGCGCTCACCGGCATCATGGTCGCCGAAGGCTGCTACCTGCTCTATGCCGGCCGCAGCGACAAGCGCACGGCGATCAACCGCCGCATGAAGCTGGCGGAGAACAAGATCAGCCAGGAGCAGGTGCTGATCCAGTTGCGCAAGGAGCGCGGCGTCGAGGGCGGCGCGTCCCTGTTTTCCCTCGATCGCTTCCGCGCTTTGCGCACGCAGTCCGGCATGATCACGCCGTTGCCCAAATTCCTCATGATCACGTCTGGGGCGGCTTTCGCGCTGGCCCTTTTCGCCATGTGGTACGGCCTGCCCTTGCTTTTCGGGCTGGTCCTGTTCGCCGTGTTGCTGCCGATCCTGCCGGTGATGGCGTTGCGCTTTCTGCGCAAGCGCCGGCATAAGCGCTTCGGCCTGCAACTGCCGGAAGCGCTGGAGCTGATCACGCGCGGCCTCAAGGCCGGCCACCCGGTGCCGGTGGCGATCGCGATGGTGGCGCGTGAGATGGCCGATCCGATCGGCACCGAGTTCGGCGTCGTGGCCGACGAGGTGACCTACGGCTCCGATCTGGTCTCGGCGCTCAACAACCTTTTCGAGCGGGTCGGCCACGAAGACCTGCCGTTGTTCGTCACCGCCGTGTCGATCCAAAGCAGTTCCGGCGGCAATCTGCGCGAGATCCTGGACGGGCTGTCGGCGACGATCCGCGAGCGCGGCAAGCTGCGGCGCAAGGTGCGCGCGATTTCTACCGAGGGCCGCATGTCGGCCTATATCCTGACCGCCGTGCCGGTGCTTTTGTTCACCGCCATCATGGCGCTCATGCCGCAATTCTACCGGGAAGTGTGGGGGATACCGAAGACCTGGTACATGCTGGGCGGCTCCATCCTGTGGCTGCTGCTTGGCAACGCCATCATGTTCAAGATGTCGAATTTCAGGTTCTGA